The proteins below are encoded in one region of Sulfolobus sp. A20:
- the cutA gene encoding glyceraldehyde dehydrogenase subunit alpha — translation MVIGQRIKRKEDLKLITGSGRYIDDIEYPGTVHLYILRSPIAHAKVKKIDVSDALRVNGVLGVITGLTIKFENRPNNFPMAKDEVLYVGHPIAAILASDRYTAADAADLIQFDYEELPAVIDPEDALKDEKKAVEGRSNLVYRKEYKSGDAERALSSSDVVLEEKLEISRVYPAPMETRGLLSVYQEGNLLIYSSTQSPHYMRRYLLSVFGDKVSDIRVIQADVGGAFGAKLFPYAEELITVQASIMYRRPVKWIATRSEDIKGMYHGRGQIHKVKFGAKKDGTLTAIVDDIIIDLGAASHGSYLADIAATMIVGPYKVRDVKVNVYGVYTNKTPLDQYRGAGRPEAAFVYERIMDILADELKMDPIDIRKRNLITQLPYVNPLGLKYDSGNYLKLLEKAEKAYREFEEKARELKEKGRRVGVGFSFYLEQNNFGPWESASVRVKADGKVQVIIGAAPHGQGTATGIAQIVADELGISVDNVEVIWGDTALIGEGFGTYGSRSLTLAGNAAVLASRRLKDKILRLAAQFMKSDVQELVYKDGKVINPKNGKEMSLKEVANANMADLGGIWVHREEPGLEATAYFGFDNLTYPYGSHVVMVEVDEEGKVKVLDYYAIDDIGLVINPMLAEGQVIGGVIQGFGETVLEEIVYDRDGNLLTGNLSDYAIPTAVEAFNIKWEYMEEGKSDAPIPAKGIGEGATIGTPPALIRAIEKAVGKRMLKLPVKMEDII, via the coding sequence ATGGTCATTGGTCAAAGGATCAAAAGGAAAGAAGACTTAAAGTTAATTACGGGTTCTGGAAGATATATTGATGATATAGAATACCCGGGTACAGTCCATTTATACATTTTGAGGAGCCCTATAGCTCATGCAAAGGTTAAGAAAATTGACGTTTCAGACGCTTTAAGAGTAAATGGTGTATTAGGAGTAATAACAGGGTTAACGATAAAATTCGAGAATAGACCAAATAACTTCCCCATGGCTAAGGATGAAGTATTATACGTTGGTCATCCTATAGCTGCTATTTTAGCAAGCGATAGGTATACTGCTGCAGACGCTGCGGATTTAATTCAATTTGATTATGAGGAATTACCTGCAGTGATTGACCCAGAAGATGCATTAAAAGACGAGAAGAAAGCGGTAGAGGGAAGAAGTAACTTAGTATATAGGAAAGAATATAAGAGTGGAGACGCTGAAAGAGCCCTTTCTAGCTCTGATGTAGTTTTAGAGGAGAAATTGGAGATCAGTAGAGTTTATCCAGCACCGATGGAAACTAGAGGTCTTTTGTCAGTATATCAAGAAGGTAACTTACTCATCTATTCCTCTACGCAATCTCCCCATTATATGAGGAGGTATTTATTATCAGTCTTTGGAGATAAGGTTAGTGATATAAGGGTAATACAAGCAGATGTAGGAGGGGCTTTTGGTGCTAAGTTGTTTCCTTATGCTGAAGAGCTAATTACAGTACAAGCTAGCATAATGTATAGGAGACCAGTGAAGTGGATTGCTACTAGAAGTGAGGACATAAAGGGAATGTATCATGGAAGAGGTCAAATCCATAAGGTAAAATTTGGTGCTAAAAAGGATGGTACATTAACGGCTATTGTTGATGATATAATAATTGATTTAGGTGCGGCATCTCACGGAAGCTATTTAGCTGACATTGCTGCGACAATGATAGTTGGTCCTTACAAAGTTAGAGACGTTAAGGTCAATGTTTATGGTGTTTACACTAACAAGACACCCTTAGATCAATATAGAGGAGCAGGCAGGCCTGAGGCTGCCTTCGTTTATGAGAGGATTATGGATATCTTAGCTGATGAGCTTAAAATGGACCCAATAGATATTAGGAAGAGGAATTTAATAACACAGTTACCTTACGTCAATCCATTGGGACTAAAGTACGATTCTGGCAACTATCTAAAATTATTGGAAAAAGCTGAAAAAGCATATAGGGAATTTGAAGAGAAAGCTAGGGAATTAAAAGAAAAAGGCAGGAGAGTTGGCGTAGGCTTCTCTTTCTACCTAGAACAAAATAATTTTGGACCTTGGGAGAGTGCTTCAGTTAGAGTTAAGGCTGATGGGAAAGTTCAAGTCATTATAGGAGCGGCACCCCATGGACAGGGTACTGCTACTGGTATAGCCCAAATAGTAGCTGACGAGTTGGGTATAAGCGTAGATAATGTTGAGGTAATCTGGGGGGATACTGCTTTGATAGGAGAGGGATTTGGAACTTATGGCAGTAGAAGTTTAACCTTAGCAGGTAATGCGGCTGTTTTAGCCAGTAGGAGACTTAAGGATAAAATACTTAGGCTAGCTGCGCAGTTCATGAAGTCAGATGTCCAAGAGTTAGTATATAAAGATGGAAAAGTCATTAATCCTAAGAACGGGAAAGAAATGAGTTTAAAGGAAGTAGCTAATGCAAACATGGCAGATCTGGGAGGGATTTGGGTACATAGGGAAGAGCCTGGATTAGAGGCTACAGCATACTTTGGATTCGATAATTTAACTTATCCTTATGGCTCTCATGTAGTCATGGTAGAGGTAGATGAAGAAGGTAAGGTTAAGGTTCTAGACTATTATGCAATAGATGATATAGGATTAGTAATTAACCCAATGTTGGCTGAAGGTCAAGTTATAGGAGGAGTAATTCAAGGATTTGGTGAAACAGTATTAGAAGAGATCGTTTATGATAGAGATGGAAACTTGTTAACCGGTAACCTCTCAGACTATGCTATACCTACTGCTGTAGAAGCTTTTAACATAAAGTGGGAGTATATGGAAGAAGGCAAATCAGACGCTCCCATACCCGCTAAGGGTATAGGAGAAGGAGCAACAATAGGAACACCTCCAGCATTAATCAGAGCTATAGAGAAAGCTGTAGGAAAGAGGATGTTGAAATTGCCCGTAAAGATGGAAGATATTATTTGA
- a CDS encoding DUF2203 domain-containing protein, with the protein MEYLYFDLETARENLLWLRKKLLQLREIKNQIEMLLITGDKSALQSYAIETKRIIDEIISKGIIIRDIDIGLVDFPAIINDKPAFLCWKIDEKDIMYWHYTDEGFIGRKRITGKENILSLR; encoded by the coding sequence GTGGAATACTTATACTTTGACCTTGAGACAGCTAGGGAAAATTTGCTTTGGCTTAGGAAGAAATTGCTTCAACTCAGAGAAATAAAAAATCAGATTGAGATGCTACTTATTACTGGAGATAAATCCGCATTACAAAGTTATGCGATTGAGACTAAAAGGATCATAGATGAGATAATCTCTAAAGGGATAATTATTAGGGATATAGATATAGGATTAGTTGACTTTCCTGCGATAATAAATGATAAACCAGCTTTCTTGTGCTGGAAAATTGACGAGAAAGACATAATGTATTGGCATTATACAGATGAGGGGTTCATAGGTAGGAAGAGGATAACCGGTAAAGAAAATATCTTAAGTTTACGTTAA
- a CDS encoding DUF973 family protein produces MSNRKMLKSRRAISGAVTALILVIASVIIALVVVGFAFGLFGAFGGTPTVTQVGTGTISPGSSNNCATATFVLKSSGNVQIVSAIIVGTTYSGTPTTIDLTAGPNTVTITFNGFTPQAGSTYTISLGLSDGATVQVAVVAQ; encoded by the coding sequence ATGAGTAATAGGAAGATGTTGAAAAGTAGGAGGGCTATCAGTGGTGCTGTAACTGCTTTAATACTAGTAATTGCTAGTGTAATAATAGCTTTAGTAGTTGTTGGTTTTGCATTTGGACTATTCGGAGCATTTGGAGGAACACCAACAGTAACACAAGTAGGCACTGGAACAATAAGCCCAGGTAGTAGTAATAATTGTGCTACTGCTACTTTCGTTTTAAAGAGTAGTGGTAATGTTCAAATAGTCTCAGCGATTATTGTAGGGACAACATATAGTGGAACTCCCACTACTATCGATTTAACTGCAGGACCTAATACGGTGACTATAACTTTTAATGGTTTTACTCCACAGGCTGGCTCTACTTATACGATATCTTTAGGACTATCTGATGGTGCGACAGTGCAAGTAGCGGTAGTAGCACAATGA
- the sul7d gene encoding Sul7d family chromatin protein, which produces MATVRFKYKGEEKSVDTSKIKKVWRVGKMISFTYDEGGGKTGRGAVSEKDAPKELLDMLEKQKK; this is translated from the coding sequence ATGGCAACGGTCAGGTTTAAGTACAAGGGAGAAGAGAAGTCTGTAGACACTAGTAAGATAAAGAAGGTTTGGAGAGTTGGCAAGATGATAAGCTTCACCTACGATGAGGGTGGAGGAAAGACTGGTAGAGGAGCTGTTAGCGAGAAAGATGCTCCAAAGGAACTGTTAGATATGTTAGAAAAACAAAAGAAGTAA
- a CDS encoding protease pro-enzyme activation domain-containing protein, producing MEGTTLKGIILSALTLFILLPTSLIVYSSVGNTYISPTYSQSQVISTLNYNTPIYLYIFIPPKNLNSLYLMAQEVANHQVKPLANSQLISMFSQENKVSQVVSYLESKNFTVLYKGPFEVIAEATALQVSSIFNTKLILVKSLSDGEIYYKPEGKVSIPPELNNVLIGGLTNFTNVQLPMIQLGKIVNGNLLLGNQVSSSFTYTFQFSATWYTPQDIEGAYNITPLFNATADKKVTIALIEAYGDPELYQDVKIFDQHFHLPPANITILPIGRYEPLNGLITGWYGEVALDVEIAHTTAPYANLLVVVAPSASIPALWSGINLVVSEDLAQVVSMSFGLPEILFGASGFYAFFEGQPFPNYPYLDYYFEIGTAEGISFFAASGDLGAYNDLPTVYGAASYPASSPFVTAVGGTTLFLNVTSGYISNYNSTATYGYETAWSVNPLYFGEVEGTVSSGGGYSTLFPSPWYQFYITHSDYRTIPDVAADANPYTGFVIYALGQEVVIGGTSLATPLWAGIIADIDGYLGHPLGLVNPLLYEIYQNSTLYHEVFHSINFGYNGYYYANGSYNLVTGLGSPNAGLLASTIKHLISKSLSISVSTFEPGVSQPWYFYNSTFTITAYISYPNGTEVSSGSFNAYIYTLNGYLATVPLSYNGSYWIGNFTISKGYPPNLWEIIVNGTSGSFVGTGIVEIDVGESINIIQPIPYPYNIPLPYNEPFPIEACVYYPNGTPVANQSVTAYLIRNGHIVASVPLIMSSPGNYQGAYALLPPLPQGTYLLVINDSYGSATSYVYFGEYNFGGVLTPLNDGLPAASPGENVTFIDLVETIEFTGLFTSNVNAFVYNPSGKLVGEVHLIPAPDTIQFGVYLLFLLYEGNFTVPNNATPGFYNVVIQSVTNTSVGLDISNFTTAFYVSPANLNYNVKVSDTVYEGQWIKIFANITYPNGTEVKYGTFTATLSPTQLNYESLIIGFEIGVPLQYNSTLNEWVGIYELPSIFNGSIFQGSNQYALSGPWNAIVSGISGNGYNLYSNNYYYFNVLPYTFLNQLLISKSSDLPLLAEINSSAYMLSSIASNNITIMGTNVVLNNDVIGQLVIKDSSVTILSSNIKQLIVLNSTVNVVKSNIGGRQVAIIANSSTVNIASSVIQNSQYAFSQSNSIINMNGVSLSNVTTLSTVTPPKLAYLPSNITVAQKSIIVNITGEYLKLINILVNEEPIKYNIISSSPSMISISIPFNASTLPDGEYVFTVEVSDGLPYNLTFNVYNSYHTVMLNGNILSLHSSVFELTILAIVSLVIAVIALVLSYIITRRRGGGR from the coding sequence ATGGAAGGTACTACTCTAAAAGGTATAATATTATCAGCTCTAACATTATTTATTTTACTTCCTACGTCTCTAATTGTATATTCTTCAGTGGGAAATACTTACATATCTCCTACCTATTCTCAATCCCAGGTCATTTCAACGTTAAATTATAATACGCCAATTTACCTTTATATCTTTATTCCTCCTAAGAACCTCAATTCACTTTATTTGATGGCACAAGAGGTTGCTAACCATCAAGTTAAGCCTCTAGCCAACTCTCAATTAATTTCTATGTTTTCGCAGGAGAATAAAGTCTCTCAAGTAGTAAGCTACTTAGAGAGTAAGAACTTTACTGTATTGTATAAAGGTCCGTTTGAGGTCATCGCTGAGGCAACTGCTCTTCAAGTCTCTTCAATTTTTAACACTAAGTTAATCCTAGTTAAATCGCTAAGTGATGGAGAAATATATTATAAACCAGAAGGTAAAGTCAGTATACCTCCAGAACTTAATAACGTCTTGATAGGAGGTCTAACTAATTTCACTAATGTTCAATTACCTATGATTCAATTGGGCAAGATCGTTAACGGTAATTTGTTGTTGGGTAATCAAGTATCTTCATCTTTCACCTATACGTTCCAGTTCTCTGCAACATGGTATACTCCTCAAGATATTGAAGGAGCGTATAATATCACTCCACTGTTCAACGCTACAGCGGATAAGAAAGTTACTATTGCATTAATTGAAGCTTATGGTGATCCAGAGTTATATCAAGACGTTAAGATATTTGATCAGCATTTCCATTTACCTCCTGCTAATATAACTATTTTACCTATTGGTAGATACGAACCTCTCAATGGGCTAATTACGGGCTGGTATGGGGAGGTAGCGTTGGATGTAGAAATTGCTCACACTACTGCTCCTTATGCTAATTTGCTTGTAGTAGTTGCCCCCTCAGCTTCAATACCTGCATTGTGGTCCGGTATTAATTTGGTAGTCAGTGAGGACTTAGCTCAAGTGGTATCTATGAGTTTTGGTCTACCAGAGATTTTATTTGGAGCGTCAGGCTTTTATGCGTTTTTCGAGGGACAACCATTTCCAAATTATCCTTACTTAGACTATTATTTTGAGATTGGAACTGCTGAGGGTATTTCTTTCTTTGCCGCTTCTGGTGATCTAGGAGCTTATAACGATCTTCCCACAGTATATGGTGCTGCAAGCTATCCAGCATCTTCACCTTTCGTAACAGCAGTTGGAGGAACTACTCTATTCCTTAACGTGACTTCAGGTTATATTTCGAATTACAATTCTACTGCAACTTATGGCTATGAAACTGCTTGGAGTGTTAACCCATTATATTTTGGTGAGGTAGAAGGTACTGTGTCGTCTGGTGGTGGGTATAGTACTCTATTTCCTTCTCCTTGGTATCAGTTTTACATTACTCATAGCGATTATAGAACTATACCAGATGTTGCAGCTGATGCTAACCCATATACTGGTTTTGTGATTTATGCCTTAGGACAAGAGGTAGTAATAGGCGGAACTAGTTTAGCTACGCCACTATGGGCTGGGATTATTGCAGATATTGATGGTTATTTAGGCCATCCATTAGGTTTAGTTAATCCGTTACTTTACGAAATTTATCAAAATTCGACATTATATCATGAGGTATTTCATTCAATCAATTTTGGTTATAATGGATATTATTATGCTAATGGATCTTATAATCTAGTTACTGGATTAGGAAGTCCTAATGCTGGTTTACTAGCTAGTACAATTAAGCACTTGATAAGTAAGAGTTTAAGCATATCAGTAAGTACTTTTGAGCCTGGGGTTTCTCAACCATGGTATTTCTATAATTCAACGTTTACGATAACTGCTTATATTTCATATCCAAATGGTACTGAAGTCAGTTCTGGTTCGTTTAATGCTTACATTTATACTCTTAATGGCTACTTAGCTACTGTTCCATTAAGCTATAACGGAAGTTATTGGATAGGTAACTTTACAATATCGAAGGGATATCCTCCTAACTTATGGGAGATTATAGTGAATGGTACTTCTGGGTCATTTGTGGGTACTGGTATTGTGGAGATAGATGTTGGAGAATCAATAAACATTATTCAACCTATTCCTTATCCTTATAACATACCATTACCCTATAATGAACCTTTCCCGATAGAAGCTTGTGTTTACTATCCAAATGGAACACCAGTAGCTAATCAGAGCGTCACTGCCTATCTAATAAGAAATGGTCACATAGTAGCTTCAGTTCCTTTAATTATGTCATCTCCGGGGAACTATCAAGGGGCTTATGCTTTATTACCACCTTTACCTCAAGGTACATATTTGCTTGTAATCAATGACTCTTATGGTTCAGCCACTTCTTATGTATATTTTGGAGAGTATAATTTCGGTGGTGTTTTAACTCCATTAAATGATGGGTTACCTGCTGCGTCTCCAGGGGAAAACGTTACTTTCATTGATTTAGTAGAAACGATAGAGTTTACGGGTCTGTTTACCTCTAATGTCAATGCATTTGTGTACAATCCATCTGGCAAGCTGGTAGGGGAAGTTCATTTAATTCCTGCTCCAGATACTATTCAGTTTGGAGTATATTTACTATTTCTTTTATATGAGGGTAATTTTACTGTTCCAAATAATGCTACTCCAGGGTTTTATAATGTAGTAATTCAGTCTGTTACTAATACATCTGTTGGTCTTGATATTTCCAATTTTACTACAGCCTTTTATGTCTCTCCCGCTAATCTGAATTATAATGTAAAGGTAAGTGATACGGTGTATGAAGGGCAATGGATTAAGATTTTTGCCAATATTACATATCCCAATGGTACTGAGGTAAAATATGGTACTTTCACTGCTACTCTATCGCCTACTCAGTTGAATTATGAGTCCTTGATTATAGGTTTTGAGATAGGTGTTCCTCTTCAATACAATTCCACACTTAATGAATGGGTTGGAATTTATGAATTACCTTCAATTTTTAATGGCTCAATATTCCAAGGTTCAAATCAATATGCCTTATCTGGTCCATGGAACGCTATAGTGTCTGGAATTTCAGGTAATGGTTATAATCTTTATTCAAATAACTATTACTATTTTAATGTTCTACCATATACCTTCTTAAACCAATTACTAATTTCTAAAAGCAGTGACTTACCTTTACTCGCTGAGATAAACTCTTCAGCTTACATGTTATCTTCAATTGCCTCCAATAACATCACCATAATGGGTACAAATGTAGTATTGAATAATGATGTAATAGGTCAACTCGTAATCAAGGACTCGTCAGTCACAATTCTATCTTCAAATATTAAACAGTTGATAGTATTGAATTCTACTGTTAATGTAGTGAAATCAAATATTGGAGGTAGACAAGTGGCTATTATAGCCAATAGTTCTACTGTAAACATAGCTTCATCAGTCATTCAAAATTCCCAGTATGCGTTTTCACAGTCTAATTCGATAATTAATATGAATGGTGTAAGTTTATCTAACGTAACTACTTTATCAACAGTTACACCTCCTAAACTAGCCTATTTACCTTCAAATATTACAGTAGCTCAAAAATCAATTATAGTGAATATAACTGGAGAATATTTGAAATTGATTAATATATTAGTAAATGAAGAGCCTATCAAGTATAATATAATTTCTTCTTCTCCATCAATGATAAGTATTAGTATTCCATTTAACGCATCTACTTTGCCAGACGGGGAGTATGTTTTTACAGTTGAAGTATCTGATGGTTTACCCTATAATTTGACCTTTAACGTCTACAATAGTTATCATACAGTAATGTTAAATGGGAATATTCTATCATTACATAGCTCAGTATTTGAATTAACTATTTTAGCTATAGTATCTTTAGTAATAGCAGTAATAGCTTTAGTATTATCATATATCATAACGAGGAGGAGGGGTGGTGGAAGATGA
- a CDS encoding IS6 family transposase: MNIFDFLALTQIISTLLKYINVKPRFHSLDEIVLSLTSYLLGLSSWRTSLPHTTLLYYFHKLANVNYELKLDVEYGDCLLVDETKVLRVNGEYYYLWVVRHCESGLVVFFMLTSLRSGFHVYVILNGIKLENWRDKVIFLHDKASVYKAFSWFNAKHEVETFGKRSLVELVFRSLKHRLASMDSHFTWNSTENTITRWLKIFFNTIYSKSISISWNKIEFYGDG; encoded by the coding sequence ATGAACATATTCGATTTCCTCGCCCTCACCCAAATTATCTCTACCCTTTTAAAGTATATAAATGTTAAGCCTAGGTTTCATTCCTTAGACGAGATTGTATTATCCTTAACCTCTTACTTGCTAGGCTTGTCGAGTTGGAGGACTTCATTGCCCCACACTACCTTACTCTACTATTTTCACAAGTTGGCTAATGTTAATTATGAGCTTAAGCTTGATGTTGAGTATGGTGATTGTTTGCTCGTTGATGAGACTAAGGTTTTGAGGGTTAATGGTGAGTATTACTACTTATGGGTTGTTAGGCATTGTGAGTCTGGGCTTGTTGTGTTCTTCATGTTAACTAGTCTTAGGAGTGGTTTCCACGTTTATGTGATATTAAATGGCATTAAGCTTGAGAATTGGAGGGATAAGGTTATCTTCCTACACGATAAGGCATCAGTCTACAAGGCATTTTCTTGGTTTAATGCAAAACACGAGGTTGAAACTTTTGGCAAGAGAAGCTTGGTAGAACTAGTTTTTAGGAGCTTAAAACATAGGCTAGCAAGCATGGACTCACACTTCACGTGGAACTCAACAGAGAACACAATAACGAGATGGCTAAAAATATTCTTCAATACAATTTACTCGAAATCTATTAGCATAAGTTGGAATAAAATTGAATTTTATGGGGATGGATGA
- a CDS encoding DUF973 family protein, with the protein MSNRKMLKSRRAISGAVTALILVIASVIIALVVVGFAFGLFGAFGGTPTVTQIGTGTISSSSGSATFVLKSSGNVQIVSASIVGTTISVGSSDITVIGESSASLTAGVNTVSIDFGTSSNLQPGSTYTISLGLSDGATVQVAVVAQ; encoded by the coding sequence ATGAGTAATAGGAAGATGTTGAAAAGTAGGAGGGCTATTAGTGGTGCTGTAACTGCTTTAATACTAGTAATTGCTAGTGTAATAATAGCTTTAGTAGTTGTTGGTTTCGCATTTGGACTATTTGGAGCATTTGGAGGAACACCAACAGTAACACAAATAGGCACTGGAACAATAAGCTCAAGTAGTGGTAGTGCTACTTTTGTCTTAAAGAGTAGTGGTAATGTTCAAATAGTCTCAGCGAGTATTGTAGGAACTACTATAAGTGTAGGAAGTAGTGACATAACTGTTATCGGTGAATCTAGTGCATCTCTTACCGCGGGAGTTAATACGGTGAGTATAGATTTTGGTACTAGTTCTAATTTACAGCCTGGCTCTACTTATACGATATCTTTAGGACTATCTGATGGTGCGACAGTGCAAGTAGCGGTAGTAGCACAATGA
- a CDS encoding DUF973 family protein, whose amino-acid sequence MSNRKMLKSRRAISGAVTALILVIASVIIALVVVGFAFGLFGAFGGTPTVTQIGTGTISPGSSNNNYYVASFVLKSSGNVQIVSASIVGTTISVASSISLSAGFNTVSITFSTANANGFSFQPGSTYTISLGLSDGATVQVAVVAQ is encoded by the coding sequence ATGAGTAATAGGAAGATGTTGAAAAGTAGGAGGGCTATTAGTGGTGCTGTAACTGCTTTAATACTAGTAATTGCTAGTGTAATAATAGCTTTAGTAGTTGTTGGTTTCGCATTTGGACTATTTGGAGCATTTGGAGGAACACCAACAGTAACACAAATAGGCACTGGAACAATAAGCCCAGGTAGTAGTAATAATAACTACTATGTTGCTAGTTTTGTCTTAAAGAGTAGTGGTAATGTTCAAATAGTCTCAGCAAGTATTGTAGGAACTACTATAAGTGTAGCATCTAGTATATCTCTTTCCGCAGGATTTAATACGGTGAGTATAACTTTTTCTACTGCTAATGCTAATGGTTTTAGTTTTCAGCCTGGCTCTACTTATACGATATCTTTAGGACTATCTGATGGTGCGACAGTGCAAGTAGCGGTAGTAGCACAATAA
- a CDS encoding type II toxin-antitoxin system VapC family toxin, which translates to MGIVDASVVVKWFANEKYSDDANRLKKAYVEGLIDLSAPCILPFEVINALKYTYSLGELELIEISKVIEDFQITYYSLYHLLPDLITLSLKYGITIYDASYVALGKILNEEVYTADEKLLRKVKDMKFVKHITDFNLP; encoded by the coding sequence TTGGGAATAGTGGACGCTTCAGTAGTTGTCAAATGGTTTGCTAACGAGAAATATAGCGACGATGCAAATAGACTGAAGAAGGCATACGTTGAAGGATTAATAGATTTGTCAGCTCCATGTATACTACCTTTTGAAGTAATAAATGCATTAAAATATACCTATAGTTTAGGTGAACTTGAACTAATTGAAATATCTAAGGTAATTGAAGATTTTCAAATAACATACTATAGTTTATATCACCTTCTCCCTGACCTAATAACATTATCACTCAAATACGGAATAACAATATATGACGCGTCATATGTTGCACTAGGTAAAATACTTAATGAAGAAGTTTATACTGCAGATGAAAAATTATTAAGAAAAGTTAAAGATATGAAATTTGTCAAACATATTACCGATTTTAATTTACCTTAA
- a CDS encoding APC family permease: MAKGNVKLFVRETSGLVKNVSLLDATMLNVANMGAGLAIFIGISPYIVKGAVLWVASLLTFLFTLPLVVLYTYFIQRIPRTGGDYVWLSRRLNGPLGAIMGIALAFNMPPFFALSAFFSVSAISTVLSVIGSLDSQPYLVNLANNVFTTSNAYLAYGLAALAFTIIILINIFRPKWGYTLTSALGILSLLGTLVAILVIAFNVSDFHVVIQPFLKAFNLTATPYTGPRFSWSSTIYMIPYFASFAYIWLYAGPAVASEIKSKRGVRYNLILGSVLTLVFITVPFLLMDLAGGYGFNYSLYPTYTYNFWSVSIALAKNYALQWFLGISLIAWEFFVMAFGVVVFARYVFAFSFDRLFPEVFSRLNREGSPVYAHLLDFAVTLVFLAVPIISPNGYEALYSYTPLAIAYLILVSIAGVLQSLKEKNAGMLISSILSILFMGFMGYYAFTNPYFGVITSEGQPYLPGIAYILSLIGLGAVIFLSSYVYRMKKNGIDIRLVYKEIPPE, translated from the coding sequence ATGGCTAAGGGTAATGTGAAATTATTTGTTAGGGAGACTTCTGGTCTGGTCAAGAACGTATCTTTGCTTGACGCTACTATGCTTAATGTAGCTAATATGGGTGCTGGTTTGGCAATATTCATTGGTATAAGTCCTTATATAGTAAAGGGTGCTGTATTATGGGTAGCATCCTTACTTACATTTTTGTTCACCTTACCTTTAGTAGTACTTTACACTTACTTCATTCAGAGGATTCCTAGGACTGGAGGTGATTACGTATGGTTGTCTAGGAGGTTAAACGGTCCACTAGGGGCTATAATGGGAATTGCTTTAGCTTTTAATATGCCACCTTTCTTTGCGTTGTCAGCTTTCTTTTCAGTATCTGCTATTAGTACGGTTTTATCAGTAATCGGTTCATTAGACTCTCAACCTTATCTAGTTAACTTAGCGAATAACGTGTTTACTACGAGTAATGCTTATTTAGCTTATGGGCTGGCTGCATTAGCTTTTACAATTATTATCTTAATAAATATTTTTAGACCTAAATGGGGTTATACTTTAACTTCTGCTTTAGGCATATTATCCTTATTGGGCACGTTAGTAGCTATCCTAGTTATAGCGTTTAATGTCAGTGATTTTCATGTGGTGATACAACCTTTTTTAAAGGCTTTTAATCTTACAGCTACACCATATACTGGTCCTAGGTTTAGTTGGTCTTCAACGATTTATATGATTCCTTATTTTGCTTCCTTTGCATACATTTGGCTATATGCAGGGCCTGCTGTTGCCTCAGAGATCAAATCAAAGAGAGGAGTTAGATATAATCTAATTCTAGGTAGCGTGTTGACATTAGTATTTATCACAGTTCCTTTCTTATTGATGGATTTAGCAGGGGGATATGGTTTTAATTACTCGCTCTACCCTACTTACACTTATAATTTCTGGTCAGTTAGTATAGCATTAGCTAAAAATTACGCTTTACAGTGGTTTTTGGGTATAAGTTTAATTGCTTGGGAGTTCTTCGTAATGGCTTTTGGTGTTGTTGTTTTTGCTAGATATGTTTTTGCGTTTTCCTTCGATAGACTATTCCCTGAGGTTTTCTCGAGGTTAAATAGAGAGGGTTCTCCAGTTTATGCTCATCTCTTGGACTTTGCCGTCACCTTAGTATTCTTGGCTGTGCCGATAATTAGTCCTAATGGTTATGAAGCGTTGTATAGCTATACTCCTTTAGCTATTGCTTACCTTATCTTAGTTAGTATTGCAGGAGTTCTTCAATCGTTAAAGGAGAAGAATGCTGGTATGCTTATATCTTCAATCCTCTCAATACTGTTCATGGGTTTCATGGGGTACTATGCGTTTACTAACCCATACTTTGGAGTGATCACTTCAGAAGGTCAGCCTTATCTTCCGGGCATAGCATATATACTTAGCCTAATTGGTTTAGGGGCAGTGATTTTCCTCTCGTCTTACGTTTATAGAATGAAGAAGAACGGGATAGATATAAGACTAGTTTATAAGGAGATACCCCCTGAATGA